Proteins from a genomic interval of Diospyros lotus cultivar Yz01 chromosome 6, ASM1463336v1, whole genome shotgun sequence:
- the LOC127803166 gene encoding uncharacterized protein LOC127803166 gives MHKAKSEAISISLYSLPLTHFSPMTVNACQEGQDAYNISLIPDDVTTNEQCGSQLAFLGHSEVPTPTNTEVCSNVELNYKNYINLGMENAGAYSPFVMEMDIEKGSPGTLTTNDEAVEKLKIEGPITHLERALQKQIGLQIGEKCMHLLMNDSLALPKFISRDKSATERVHETPNNRTRKYKRSASFNSRKIVLLFSILSSMGTMILIYLTLRVKQIGA, from the exons ATGCACAAGGCAAAGAGCGAAGcaatctcaatctctctttACTCTCTTCCTCTCACTCATTTCTCTCCAATGACCGTCAATGCTTGCCAGGAG GGCCAAGATGCCTATAACATTTCACTGATACCTGATGATGTCACCACTAATGAACAGTGTGGATCGCAATTAGCTTTTTTAGGCCATTCAGAAGTTCCCACTCCAACCAATACTGAGGTGTGCTCAAATGTtgaattaaattacaaaaactaCATCAATTTGGGGATGGAAAATGCAGGTGCTTATTCCCCATTTGTCATGGAAATGGATATTGAGAAGGGGAGTCCTGGGACACTTACAACCAATGATGAAGCTgtagaaaaattgaagattgaGGGTCCAATAACT CACTTGGAGAGGGCATTGCAGAAGCAGATTGGCTTACAGATAGGGGAGAAATGCATGCATCTTTTAATGAATGATAGCCTTGCTTTGCCCAAATTTATTTCTAGAG ACAAATCTGCTACTGAAAGGGTTCATGAAACACCTAATAACAGAACAAGGAAATACAAGCGTTCTGCTTCATTCAATTCAAGAAAAATTGTTCTGCTGTTCTCCATCTT GTCAAGTATGGGAACAATGATACTGATATATCTGACACTAAGAGTGAAACAGATTGGTGCttaa